The region CCAATACTGGCTGCGTGGTCAACGCCGGGGGCGGCGCTATTGGTCACCAGTCTGCCGGGCACATCGCTCAATGAGGCGATCGGCGTATTCCTGTTTTCTTCTGCGCTTATTTTTATCTGCGGGATTACGGGTCTGTTTGCCCGCTTGATGAACGTTATTCCACAAGCCATTTCTGCTGCGATGTTGGCAGGGATTCTGCTGCGCTTTGGTGCAGATGCCTTTCTTTCTCTGCAACAGGATTTCTGGCTCGCTTTTGCGATGTGCGTGACGTATTTGCTCAGCCGTCGGCTGCTACCCCGCTTTGCCATTGTGTTAACGCTGCTTGCAGGCCTGTTGCTAGCGTTATGGCGTGGGCAAATTGCGGTTTCTGATTCGCCGCTGGTATTTGCCGTGCCGGAATTTATCGCGCCGCATTTTTCGTGGGCGTCTCTGCTGGGTGTCGGCATTCCGTTTTTCATTGTCACTATGGCGTCGCAGAACGCACCGGGCGTTGCCACGCTGAAAGCCGCGGGCTATCAGATTCCCGTATCGCCGCTGATTACTATTACGGCATTAATCGCGTTGATATTGACGCCGTTCGGCGGCTTTTCTGTGTGTATTGCCGCGATTACTGCCGCGATCTGTATGGGATCAGATGTGCATCCCGATCCAAAAAAACGCTATCTTGCCGCTGTCGCGGCAGGTGGATTTTATCTACTGGCGGGCGTTTTCGGTGGATCGATCGGGCAGCTTTTTACCGCGCTGCCGCAGCCGCTGATTCATGCTATCGCTGGTTTAGCGTTGCTCAGCACAATTTCGGGTAGCTTGTACCGCGCCTTGCTGGATGAAGAGCAGCGCGATGCGGCGGTGGTCACTTTCCTGATTACCGCGTCTGGATTAACGCTGTGGGGCATTGGCGCGGCGTTTTGGGGACTCATTGGGGGGATGATGACCTGGCTGGTGCTGTCTGGAGGAAAAGTGGCGTTACGCTGAGTACATCAGGAAAAACAGGCGAGCACCTAATACAGGTCACTTAAGCCCGTTGTTAGGGAAACACAGGGGGAGGTTCCCGCAGGGAGGCCTCACCCCTGTGGTCGCCCGAGTATCTCGATGCTTAAACGATCGCCATTAGGTGAGCGCCTATCTTAAATTAATCTTCAACGAACGAGAGAACGCTGCTTTTTCGGCGTCGCGATTTTAGTTTCATTGATGAATGTCCCGTTACGATTTCGTCATCTTAATCATGGTGGCATTCATGGACATTACCTCTACACAATCAATTGGCAGTACGAAGACCCAGTTTCGTGCCGCATTCTCCCTGTTACTGGCATTAGCAACGGGTAAACATAAGCCGGATCGGCGCTGGGAGAGTCTCCAGTGGCGTATAAAATATACATCCCGAGTGATGCTTCACCCGCTGCTGACCATGAAATGGCTCAGTTTTATCGTCGATTATCCCGTACAGGATATTTTTCAACGTGACGGCAATGAGCTTTATAGTAAGCTCCAGCGCCCCTACCTGATGGCGTCACTGCCGGCACATCAAACCTGTACGGCCTTAATGGATCATTACCGTTTTATTCAATCATTGCCGTCACACCGCCAGCGTTTGCTATATAGCCAGAACGGGGGCGGTAATGTATTGGCCAATTTTCAGGGAAAAGGCGGTGAAAATTACACGCTTCGCCTGATGACTAACGATCAAATGTGTAAGGAAGGTGAACTTTCCCTACAGCTTGAGACCAGCGAGCACGTGCTGGCACAGATGACATTCTCCATCCTGCGCATTGAGGGGGAAATGAGCCTGTTTATCGGTGGAATCCAAGGGCCGGATGCACAAACGCCGCATCACGTTATTCAGGGTGCGACGCGAGATTGCCACAGCCTGTTCCCCAAACGCATTCTTCTGGAAGGCTTGCTTAACCTGGCTCGTGGCCTTAATCTGGCGCGCGTTATCGCAGTCAGTAACGAAACGCATATCTATAAACACTGGCGCTATCGCAGTAAGAAACGCCATGTTTTTCTGGCCGACTACAATGCTTTCCTTTTCGCTCACGGTGGTCAACCGCGGTCTGATGGCAACATTACGCTGCCGTTATCGCTTCCGAGAAAGTCTGAACAGGACATTCCCAGCCGCAAGCGGGCAGAATACCGCCGACGCTATGCGCTCTTTGATGAGGTAGCCTGCCAAATGGATGACGTACTCGCCGGTAGTCTGCCGTTTTCCATCAATCTACCTAGCCGTACCTGAGTCAGGATAATCTGCCAGAATACCGAAGTAACATAAGGTTATATTATAGCTATTTATGTTATTTCCCGCGTTTTCACCCTGCTGATAGCCTGCTGTTAATACAGCAATAATTAAGGGGCAGGGAATGAAAAAGCATATTTTGACCGTGACGTTGTTGGCCGGGTTGGCTTCCGTTTCTGGTGCTGCACAAGCAGACAAACTGGATGATATTCAGAAGGCGGGCGTGGTGAAAATTGCCGTTTTCGACAGCAATCCGCCGTTTGGCTATGTCGATCCGCAGAGCAAAAAGCTGGTGGGTTATGATGTGGATATCGCCGAGGCAATTGGTAAGGCGCTGGGCGTGAAGGTTGAGCTGCGTGCGACCAATCCGGCTAACCGTATTCCTCTGCTAAGTTCGCAGAAAGTCGATCTGATTGCCGCGAATTTCACTATTACCGATGAGCGCGCCAAGCAGGTTAACTTTAGTATTCCTTACTTCGCGACCGGACAAAAATTCATCGCCCGTAAAGGCGTATTGAAAACGCCGGACGACATCAAAACGCTGCGTATCGGTGCGGATAAGGGCACCGTGCAGGAAATTACCCTGCGCGAACATTACCCGACCGCCAAAGTGATTTCTTACGACGATACGCCGTTGGCTTTTGCCGCGCTGCGTAACGGCAATGTTCAGGCTATCACGCAGGATGATGCCAAACTGGTCGGCTTGCTGGCTAACGTGCCTGATGCACAGAAGGCCGAATTCGAAATTTCTCCGTTCAGCATTACCAAAGAATATCAAGGTGTTGGTATTCCGAAGGGCGAAGAGCGTCTGACAGCGAAGATTAACGACACGCTGATTAATCTGGAAAAACAGGGCGAAGCGAAGACCATTTACGATCGCTGGTTCGGGCCGAGCACGAAATCATCTCAACCGCGCGGTGATTTCACCTTTGCCCCGTTGGATCAGCAGCCTAAATCCTGATAGCTAACGCATTCAGTGCTATGATCCTAGCCCTCTGCATCCTATTGCAGAGGGCGTTTCTATTTGTACCTCGTGATAATGACAAAGAGAGATAAAACGTATGGATACGGCGCTGCAATCGCTTGAGTCGTGGCTGTTGGCTCCCCAATATCTTATCTGGCTGTGGCACGGTTTCCTGATCACACTGGGTATTTCCCTCGGTACGATCGTTCTGTCTACGGTGTTGGGTTTTCTGCTGGCAGCGGCCAGAGACAGTCAGATTCACGTGTTGCGTGGCGCCGTTGTGGCATATAGCTCGCTATTTCGTAATACGCCGCTGCTAGTACAGCTGTTTTTTTGGTATTTCGGTGCTGGGCAGCTTTTCCCCTCAGAGATGATGCAATGGCTGAATACCCCTCATACCATCTCGTTGTTGGGCACGACATTAGCGTGGCCTTCTTTTGAATTTTTGGCTGGATTGGCCGGGTTGACGCTCTACTCCAGCGCGTTCATTGCGGAAGAGATCCGCTCCGGTATTCGCGGCGTGGCGCGTGGGCAGAAGTATGCCGCGCATGCTCTGGGGTTAACGGGCTGGCAATCCATGCGTTACGTGGTGCTGCCGCAAGCGCTAAAGATTGCTCTGCCGCCGCTGCTTGGGCAGTACATGAATATCGTTAAGAACTCGTCGTTGACGATGGCAATTGGCGTCGCCGAGTTGTCCTACGCGTCGCGTCAGGTGGAAACGGAAACCTTGCGTACGTTTCAGGCATTTGGCGTGGCGACGGTGTTGTACATCGTGATTATTGCCGTGATGGAAGGCTGGGGCATGTGGCGTCAGCAACGTGGTTTGGCGGAGAAGCACTGAGATGGATTTTACCGTTATCACCGATAATATCGGCTATTTGATGTGGGGTACGTTCCCAGAGGGGCCACTGGGTGGCGCGGCGCTGACGCTGTCGATGAGCCTGCTGGCGGGCGTCGCCTCTGCCGTTTTAGGGACGATTTTGGGCGTGGCGCTGGCGATGTCGCGAGGCGTATGGAGCGCGCTGTTGGCAATGGTACTCGGGTTCTTTCGGGCGATTCCCGTCATCATGCTGATTTTCTGGACTTACTTCCTGTTGCCGATCGTTTTTGGCGTTGATATCCCTGAAATCACTACCGTGGTGTGCGCGCTGGCGCTGATCGCCTCGGCATATCTGGCTCATGGTGTAAAGGCGGGCATTGTCGCCATCGGGCGTGGTCAGTGGCAGGCCGGACTCTCGCTGGGGCTGAGCCGCTGGCAGGTACTGTGGCAAATTGTGCTTCCGCAGGCGCTGCGGATGATGGTGCCTTCCTTTATTAACCAGTGGATTTCCCTGATTAAAGATACCTCACTGGCCTACATTGTCGGCGTTGGCGAACTGACCTTTCTTGCTACGCAGGTCAATAACCGCAGCATGGTCTACCCGATGGAAGTTTTCCTGTTTGTCGCGCTGGTCTACTTTGTGTTTTGCCTGTCGCTGGAACTGCTG is a window of Pectobacterium punjabense DNA encoding:
- a CDS encoding benzoate/H(+) symporter BenE family transporter, which gives rise to MPASFALKDVTFSTFVAGFVAVLVGYTSSAAIIFQAAEAAGASTLQIGGWLSMLGIAQGLASISLSLYYRAPILAAWSTPGAALLVTSLPGTSLNEAIGVFLFSSALIFICGITGLFARLMNVIPQAISAAMLAGILLRFGADAFLSLQQDFWLAFAMCVTYLLSRRLLPRFAIVLTLLAGLLLALWRGQIAVSDSPLVFAVPEFIAPHFSWASLLGVGIPFFIVTMASQNAPGVATLKAAGYQIPVSPLITITALIALILTPFGGFSVCIAAITAAICMGSDVHPDPKKRYLAAVAAGGFYLLAGVFGGSIGQLFTALPQPLIHAIAGLALLSTISGSLYRALLDEEQRDAAVVTFLITASGLTLWGIGAAFWGLIGGMMTWLVLSGGKVALR
- a CDS encoding VirK/YbjX family protein gives rise to the protein MDITSTQSIGSTKTQFRAAFSLLLALATGKHKPDRRWESLQWRIKYTSRVMLHPLLTMKWLSFIVDYPVQDIFQRDGNELYSKLQRPYLMASLPAHQTCTALMDHYRFIQSLPSHRQRLLYSQNGGGNVLANFQGKGGENYTLRLMTNDQMCKEGELSLQLETSEHVLAQMTFSILRIEGEMSLFIGGIQGPDAQTPHHVIQGATRDCHSLFPKRILLEGLLNLARGLNLARVIAVSNETHIYKHWRYRSKKRHVFLADYNAFLFAHGGQPRSDGNITLPLSLPRKSEQDIPSRKRAEYRRRYALFDEVACQMDDVLAGSLPFSINLPSRT
- a CDS encoding ABC transporter substrate-binding protein — encoded protein: MKKHILTVTLLAGLASVSGAAQADKLDDIQKAGVVKIAVFDSNPPFGYVDPQSKKLVGYDVDIAEAIGKALGVKVELRATNPANRIPLLSSQKVDLIAANFTITDERAKQVNFSIPYFATGQKFIARKGVLKTPDDIKTLRIGADKGTVQEITLREHYPTAKVISYDDTPLAFAALRNGNVQAITQDDAKLVGLLANVPDAQKAEFEISPFSITKEYQGVGIPKGEERLTAKINDTLINLEKQGEAKTIYDRWFGPSTKSSQPRGDFTFAPLDQQPKS
- a CDS encoding amino acid ABC transporter permease, which gives rise to MDTALQSLESWLLAPQYLIWLWHGFLITLGISLGTIVLSTVLGFLLAAARDSQIHVLRGAVVAYSSLFRNTPLLVQLFFWYFGAGQLFPSEMMQWLNTPHTISLLGTTLAWPSFEFLAGLAGLTLYSSAFIAEEIRSGIRGVARGQKYAAHALGLTGWQSMRYVVLPQALKIALPPLLGQYMNIVKNSSLTMAIGVAELSYASRQVETETLRTFQAFGVATVLYIVIIAVMEGWGMWRQQRGLAEKH
- a CDS encoding amino acid ABC transporter permease, whose protein sequence is MDFTVITDNIGYLMWGTFPEGPLGGAALTLSMSLLAGVASAVLGTILGVALAMSRGVWSALLAMVLGFFRAIPVIMLIFWTYFLLPIVFGVDIPEITTVVCALALIASAYLAHGVKAGIVAIGRGQWQAGLSLGLSRWQVLWQIVLPQALRMMVPSFINQWISLIKDTSLAYIVGVGELTFLATQVNNRSMVYPMEVFLFVALVYFVFCLSLELLANRVNARFNQQEKQPKRRLLWWRNKPA